The genomic region AGCTCCATAATAAACATGTTTTCTGGTGTAAACAATATTTCATGATTTTTCTCAAATAAAGCATTTAACTATTTCTAGTATTTCTAATAGAAATAAACGACAAACAGTTAATTGACTTGAAAAAAAAGTAAATTACAACAGTATGACAAACTAGCCTACTATTCATATATATGAATTCCATCAACATCTTTACAGCCTATCAATCTGATAGTAAATCTAAAGTATATTGTTGACAGGCAAATGGAAATCATTTTTTAATTACTGTTCACCTATACACATTCATAAGGATATTTAAAATATTTACTTGTCATAACTTATACATTATCAGTCCACTCTGGATCAAGCATCAAGACAGTTGAACTGaaaacacaaccactacacacagaggGTAGTGTTCAATGTGGAAACCATTCAAACGGTTCAAAACACATAGAGCTAGTTTTCATATGAAAACCCCACTAGTGTGAAGCCATGCCATTCCCCTTAAATCTAGGGCCAGGAGGTGTTCCCTGGTCTGGTCACGTGGTGAGGAAAAACTCCTGCCCCTGCCTTTCATTATGTCACAGGTGGAGCAGTGTTAAGTTgtccctagatgctgatcttgggtcagttttagtttttttcccccactaatggttaacgTTTTCCATGTCTTTGGGGAACCTGTTGGAGAGTAATCCTTTGGGATGAAAAGTGTCCTCTCCTGACACTCAAAAACGCAGAGCGAGGGAGAACTGTAGGGTTGAGGTCCAAGTTGCCAGATTTCAATGGACAACTCGCACCTTGAACCTCAACCGTACAGTTTCCCCTCGCTCTGTAactctgttttttgttttgtcacTCCAGCCTAGGGAAACCCTACACACTGTCGTGTGTGAAAAGGTCGgacatttctgagatactggaccTGGCATCAACGATGGTGTGCCTGGCATCAACGATGGTGTACCTGGCATCAACGATGGTGTGCCTGGCATCAACGATGGTGTGCCTGGCATCAACGATGGTGTACCTGGCATCAACGATGGTGTGCCTGGCATCAACGATGGTGTACCTGGCATCAACGATGGTGTGCCTGGCATCAACGATGGTGTGCCTGGCATcaacgatcataccacgctcaaagtcgcttagtTCACTccttttgcccattctaacatttAATTGAACAGTAACattgcctcgatgcctgtctgcctgctctgcctgattcactgtctgtaggagcgttCCATTTTCttgaacggggtggtgtacctaataaactgggcGGTGAGTGTATATTTAGGGTCAATCCATATAGGGCCAATCTATATAGGAtcaatctatactgaacaaaaatataaacgcaacaatcaacaatttcaaatatttgactgagtaacagttcatataagtaaatcagtcaattaagATAcatacattaggccctaatctatggatttcacatgactgggaatacagacatgcatctgttgtccagataccttaaaaaaaaaggtaAAGGCGTGGACCAGAAAACccttcagtatctggtgtgaccaccatttgcctcatgcagcgcgacacatatCCTTTGCATAGAGTAgattaggctgttgattgtagcctgtggaatgttttcccactctgcttcaatggctgtgttgctggatattggtgggaactggaacacactgttgatcccaagcatcccaaacttgctcaatgggtgacatggtgAGTATGcactatgcaggccatggaagaacattttcagcttccaataATTGTGTACAGTtacttgcaacatggggccgtgcattatgcTAAAACATGAgttgatggtggcggatgaatggcactacaatgggccttaggatctcgtcacggtatctctgtgcattgaaataGTCATcgttaaaatgcaattgtgttcgttgtctatagcttatgcctgcccacaacataaccccaccgccacctgTCCGGCCGACCGGTCCAATATCTGTCCGGATGACCGGTCCAATACCTGTCTGGCCAACCGGTCCTATATCTGTCTGGCCGACCAGTCCTATCTGTCCGGCCGACTGGTCCAATATCTGTCCGGGCCGACCGGTCCTATCTGTCTGGCCGACCGGTCCCTTCTGGTCAGAGGAGAAAggaagagtcagagagagagagacaaaagaacATCAACAAGACCTTTCATGATGTGACGGGGAAGATAGCCAAATTGTTGGTATGGCGCAACAACACTCGTGTGCACATTCCCCTTCGATGGAATTGTGAACCTTTCTGCAGATGAGTTCATATCATATCTAATTCAATACATTTCAATTTGTCTGTTCATAGAAAGTCAATTTTCTTTCTCTCAATCTTTCATTTACATAGGTCAGGGTTGAGCTGGGCTGGACCAAGAGTGTAAAAGGTTACCGCTTGTGATTACATAAATGGTGAAAAGTCAGTGATAAAAATATATTCAGTTGACTttcatcccactgggcaaaaactggttgaatcaacattgtttccatgtcatttcaacccccccaaaaatcaatgtgatgacattgaatcaacgtggaaaactgattggattttcaaaaagtgtcacgacttccgccgaagtcgggtcctctccttgctcgggcggcgttcggtggtccacgtcaccagctttctagccatcgccgctccatttttcattgatccatttgttttgtcttgttccctgcacacctggttttcattccccaatcaatctacatgtatttattcctctgttctccATCTTGTCTTTGTGTcagattgtttgtgttacgtgtgtatTGTTGACGCACCAGACTGGCTTGTTTTTCCTGTGTTATTTTTCACAAACATAATTCTTGTGACTGTTTTGCGTGTTTTGCACTTTTGCctaaataaagtgtgcgcctgtttcacaaatctctgctctcctgcacctgacttcgctaccagtacgcacacatCTGACAAAAAGTAAACAACGTAAGGGCATTTAGTCTGTTTTTCAccaaacttttaacctaaatccaatgacatggtgactttttttgttgatttcatgttaaTTGACTGGACCAAATGTTAATCAAAACTAGATGTCAGTCAGGGCCCAGTGGAATGTTAGTCTGTCAGCCCTATCTACTTTGacatcatcctctctccttcccaactTTCTCCCCTCTGGATCTCTCGCTCTATTCCTGACACAGGCCTGATGAGCTGGTCGCAGGAACAAAATGGACAGATAGGACCAGTCGGCCGGCCAGATAGGACCAGTCGGCCGGCCAGATAGGACCAGTCGGCCGGCCAGATAGGACCAGTCGGCGGACGGCCAGATAGGACCAGTCGGCCGGACGGCCAGATAGTAACAGATGGGTCCGGTTTATGTCGTGCCAATTCACTCTCTggatgacacacatacacaatccatgtctcaattgtctcaatgctaAAAAACTACTTATTTagcctgcctcctccccttcctctacactgattgaagtggatttaacaggtgacatcaataggCGTATTTAGGGTCAAGAAGCACCATGGAATTCTTTGAAAAATATTATTTATTGATGGAAATCTAGGAATTAATAAACATCAACAGCCATTGGTCAAATTGTTACAGAAGAACAGACAGTTTTTCAGTCTCACAGTAGAATTTCAGTATCTGCTATAACTTTAGTGTGACGCACACAGTATTATTAGAAGAACACAACCATGATCAACCTTAACAGTCAATGTGAGTGATGCTGTTGGCCTTAAAGAAGCCAAGAAAACGTAACAGTCTTTGTAGATAATGTAAATATGAACCACGTTGTATTGTAGACGTATGAGACCAGGGCAAACATCCTGCAGACATACGACTATGTTAGAACCAATGACGTTTGAACTCATGATATTGCTATAACAGCTTTTTTCAAtagtgttaggttctaattctcagagtaaacAACTCAACAGACACTATGAAAGCTGAACCAAGTTTATTCTCCTAGAggatcaatacagctgcattcAGACAAAACATGTTTCCAGCAACAAGTTTATATACTCCAGTTTAGATGCACTCCTCCTCGTCTCCAACCATGACATCTGTTATGGTTCGACAGGAAGACAAAGTGATGACCTCAGCCCCCTTGATGCCTAATCCAAagctctctccccttatcaatgcctgccacATGTGAACGCTTCCCTGCCCAACTCACGGCTGTCATGGTGCctggtaccagactgtgtctcttctcctcccagaggacccctcccataggatccctgatggctaacaataacatatcctgacataatgtaaacgttatacattaccctctacccctctgtgacatatcctgacataatgtaactgttatacattaccctctctccctctgtgacatatcctgacataatgtaaacgttatacattaccctctccccctctgtgacatatcctgacataatgtaactgttatacattaccctctctccctctgtgacatatcctgacataatgtaaacgttatacattaccctctacccctctgtgacatatcctgacataatgtaactgttatacattaccctctctccctctgtgacatatcctgacataatgtaaacgttatacattaccctctccccctctgtgacatatcctgacataatgtaactgttatacattaccctctcctcctctgtgacatatcctgacataatgtaactgttatacattaccctctccccctctgtgacatgaataagtatatttcatattctcagaacccaacaatAGGAATCTCTTGCTTCTGTGTCAGTTTTCAATGATGAAGCTTCTGATGTCTATTCAGATTGCTGGATTGGGAGAACCTGCGCCCGCACTGTGCACAACTGAAGGGCTTCTCCCCAGTGTGGACGTTCTGGTGCACTTGGAGCTTGCTGGGGGACACAAAGCTCTTCTCACACAAGGTGCAGGCGAACACCCGCTTTCTGGTGTGTATGACGACGTGCTGCCGCAAGTCACTCTCGTGGACAAACTTCTTATGGCAGTTCGGGCAACCGTACGGTCGTTCTATGGTGCCAGGTCTAATGTGATTAGCAAGATTACTTGAGTGAGAGGAAGTTGTGGCGCTTGGTCTAAAATGGCCGACAGGAAGTGAGGTATGAGCTGGTTGTTGAACTCCTCTTCCTGGTATTTCAGAGTGTCTATGGAGGCTTGCCAATGAGCGCTAAACTAGCTTTATTGGCCTCACCTGTATTTCCTGCGTCAAGACGGGTGCTTGTATTATCTCTGTGGGACGGATCTGGGTGAAACCAACTGCATAGTGTTGTCTCTCATTGATTTGTGGTGTACTAGGGTGAATTGATGGTGCGTTTCTGTTTAAACACTCCCACTCCCTGCTTATTTCCAGACCCATTGACCTGTGGTGTAG from Oncorhynchus kisutch isolate 150728-3 unplaced genomic scaffold, Okis_V2 scaffold2467, whole genome shotgun sequence harbors:
- the LOC116370160 gene encoding gastrula zinc finger protein XlCGF16.1-like, translating into TEEGEPDLLIIKVEGEADDQDSRISHPARTVEGSRELTTRNWLQPPQRTPPSSPVAPEATTIQTPLWRPGTIERPYGCPNCHKKFVHESDLRQHVVIHTRKRVFACTLCEKSFVSPSKLQVHQNVHTGEKPFSCAQCGRRFSQSSNLNRHQKLHH